The following proteins come from a genomic window of Paucimonas lemoignei:
- a CDS encoding permease, with translation MGASLLAKAMFLPPGIHLNVPASSRASSLPRVIEVGSKCRRDRGPVDLLQSAGHFQGRTIIVGTLDVIALFTDLGFTPLDWLLIELAVVAAYIVFGIAGFGTALVAAPALIHFMPLSRIIPLLVLLDFLAALGNLLPSRQSVVKSELFRLLPCMAVGCTLGVVFLLNLKSDILLLLMGIFITAYALYSLAVKLRPTQLAAGWAIPMGTIGGLFGALFGSGGFLYAIYLNGRLESKERVRATQSALISCSTVVRLSLFMIAGVYAQLSLLMLAMCLLPAMLLGSWVGRGLTLKMSRETFVRSVTWLVLVSGIALIGRYIAG, from the coding sequence GTGGGAGCGAGCTTGCTCGCGAAGGCAATGTTCCTGCCCCCGGGAATACATTTGAACGTCCCGGCCTCTTCGCGAGCAAGCTCGCTCCCACGGGTAATTGAAGTGGGCTCCAAATGTAGACGCGACCGGGGACCCGTCGATTTGCTACAGTCCGCAGGTCACTTTCAGGGAAGAACAATAATAGTGGGCACCCTCGACGTTATCGCACTGTTCACCGATCTGGGCTTCACGCCTCTGGACTGGCTGCTCATCGAGCTGGCCGTGGTCGCTGCTTATATAGTGTTCGGCATTGCCGGTTTTGGGACTGCCCTGGTGGCGGCCCCGGCGCTGATCCACTTCATGCCGCTGTCACGAATCATTCCTTTACTGGTGCTGCTGGATTTCCTCGCGGCCCTGGGCAATCTGCTGCCGTCGCGCCAGTCGGTGGTCAAGTCCGAGCTGTTTCGCCTGTTGCCGTGCATGGCCGTGGGCTGCACCTTGGGTGTGGTGTTCCTGCTCAACCTGAAATCCGACATCCTTCTTTTATTAATGGGCATCTTCATCACCGCGTATGCGCTTTACAGCTTGGCGGTAAAACTGCGGCCTACGCAGTTGGCTGCCGGCTGGGCCATTCCCATGGGCACCATCGGCGGATTGTTTGGCGCGCTGTTTGGCAGTGGCGGCTTTCTGTATGCGATTTATCTCAACGGTCGCCTGGAGTCCAAGGAGCGGGTGCGGGCGACGCAAAGCGCGTTGATCAGTTGCAGCACCGTCGTGCGCTTGAGCCTGTTTATGATCGCCGGTGTCTACGCGCAGCTGTCGTTGCTGATGCTGGCTATGTGTCTGCTGCCCGCCATGTTGTTGGGTTCCTGGGTAGGGCGCGGCCTGACCTTGAAGATGTCCCGGGAAACCTTCGTGCGCTCGGTGACTTGGCTGGTGCTGGTCAGTGGCATTGCGTTGATCGGCCGCTACATCGCAGGCTGA
- the xseA gene encoding exodeoxyribonuclease VII large subunit: protein MHIAFIMPTMIKDPFARLGLDREVLTVSQLNGRARVLLEDVFSHIWVEGEISNLSRPASGHVYFTLKDSGAQVRCALFRQSAARVRQALKDGLQVKVRGKVSLFEGRGDYQLILDTVEPAGDGALRLAFDALKEKLSTEGLFSAERKVALPLHPQRIGIISSPTGAVIRDIISVFRRRAPQVELTLIPTAVQGREAINQIVRALKLADSRGFDALILARGGGSLEDLWCFNEEAVARAIDACVTPIVSAVGHETDVSISDFVADVRAPTPSAAAELLAPDSSDLHRRVDNLHRRLVSRIQDKLMRERLRLEGISRRLRHPGERLRQQAQRLDDLDMRMRRAFEQHMHKRQVRLAHLESRLAAQHPGRTLAFLRQRLDVLAARLPKAMRDTLKTRRLQLQTQVQTLQVVSPLATLGRGYSILLDERGHAIRNAAQTRTGQRLTARLGEGELQVRVEDNHLTPVTLSLLD from the coding sequence ATGCACATTGCCTTTATCATGCCCACCATGATCAAAGACCCCTTCGCAAGACTCGGCCTCGACCGGGAAGTCCTAACTGTCAGCCAGCTCAACGGCCGCGCGCGGGTGTTGCTGGAGGATGTGTTCAGCCATATCTGGGTGGAGGGTGAAATCTCCAACCTGTCGCGACCGGCTTCCGGTCACGTCTACTTCACCCTGAAGGATTCCGGCGCACAGGTGCGCTGCGCCCTGTTCCGGCAGAGTGCCGCCCGGGTTCGGCAAGCGCTGAAAGATGGCTTGCAGGTCAAGGTGCGCGGCAAGGTCTCACTGTTCGAAGGCCGTGGCGATTACCAGCTGATCCTCGATACCGTGGAGCCCGCAGGCGATGGCGCGCTGCGTCTGGCCTTTGATGCCCTGAAGGAAAAACTCAGCACCGAAGGACTGTTCAGCGCTGAGCGCAAGGTCGCCCTGCCCCTGCATCCGCAACGCATCGGCATTATCAGTTCGCCAACCGGCGCGGTCATCCGCGACATCATCAGCGTGTTCCGCCGTCGCGCCCCTCAGGTTGAGCTGACACTGATCCCCACCGCCGTTCAGGGTCGCGAGGCCATCAATCAAATTGTCCGCGCACTCAAGCTGGCAGATTCGCGCGGTTTTGATGCGCTGATCCTGGCCCGTGGTGGTGGCTCGCTGGAGGACCTCTGGTGCTTCAACGAAGAAGCCGTGGCCCGTGCCATTGATGCCTGTGTCACGCCCATCGTCAGCGCCGTCGGGCATGAAACTGACGTGTCCATCAGCGACTTCGTGGCCGACGTTCGAGCGCCTACACCCTCGGCTGCAGCTGAATTGCTCGCCCCGGACTCCAGCGATTTGCATCGCCGTGTGGATAACCTGCATCGGCGACTGGTCAGCCGCATCCAGGACAAACTGATGCGCGAGCGTCTGCGCCTGGAAGGCATCTCCCGTCGCTTGCGTCACCCTGGCGAGCGGCTGCGTCAACAAGCTCAGCGTCTGGATGATCTGGACATGCGCATGCGTCGCGCTTTCGAGCAGCACATGCACAAACGTCAGGTGCGGCTGGCACACCTTGAAAGCCGACTGGCTGCGCAACACCCCGGCCGGACTCTGGCGTTTCTGCGCCAGCGGCTCGATGTTCTGGCGGCACGTTTACCCAAGGCCATGCGCGACACCCTCAAGACCCGTCGCCTGCAACTGCAAACCCAAGTGCAAACCCTGCAAGTGGTCAGCCCATTGGCTACGCTGGGTCGTGGTTACAGCATCCTGCTCGACGAGCGCGGTCACGCGATTCGCAACGCCGCGCAAACCCGAACCGGCCAGCGCTTGACCGCGCGCCTCGGCGAAGGCGAATTGCAGGTCAGGGTCGAAGACAACCACCTGACGCCCGTCACCCTTTCTCTTCTGGATTGA
- the yfgL gene encoding PQQ repeat-containing protein: protein MRDVIRWKHAALLALAILAAGCSSNSKKELPPAELTDFKEEVVLQKQWSHSIGDGQGETYNMLVPAIDGEQIFASDVAGYIVSLDRMTGKVNWEKDLELPVSGAVGVGYGMLMVGTLKGEVVVLDSTTGEEKWRARVTSEVLAPPATNGDVVVVQTQDDRVIGFDAATGNQRWIYESTPAVLTLRGTGAPIVTNRLAVAGLSTGKVVALDTSNGVPIWEQRVAVPQGRSELDRVVDIDGGLLLSGGTLYVASYQGRVAGLDLESGRVLWQRDASSYSGVAQGFGSVYASLASGTVEGIDERSSTALWSNDALARRQLGAPEVYSSYVAVGDMEGYLHLLSQVDGRFVGRERIDSDGLRARPLVVGDMIYVYGNSGKLEALTIK, encoded by the coding sequence GTTGCAGCAGCAACAGCAAGAAGGAATTGCCTCCAGCGGAACTGACCGACTTCAAAGAAGAAGTCGTGTTGCAGAAGCAGTGGAGCCACTCCATCGGTGATGGTCAGGGCGAAACCTACAACATGCTGGTTCCAGCTATCGACGGCGAGCAGATTTTCGCCAGCGACGTAGCGGGTTACATCGTGTCTCTGGATCGCATGACCGGCAAGGTCAACTGGGAGAAAGACCTGGAGCTGCCTGTGTCCGGCGCCGTTGGCGTTGGTTACGGCATGCTGATGGTCGGCACTCTCAAGGGTGAAGTGGTTGTCCTGGACTCCACCACTGGCGAAGAGAAATGGCGCGCGCGCGTGACCAGTGAAGTCCTGGCTCCGCCAGCGACCAACGGTGACGTGGTTGTCGTCCAGACTCAGGACGACCGTGTCATCGGTTTCGACGCCGCGACCGGCAACCAGCGCTGGATCTACGAAAGTACTCCGGCAGTGCTGACCCTGCGTGGCACTGGCGCCCCGATCGTGACCAACCGCCTTGCAGTGGCTGGCCTGTCGACCGGTAAAGTCGTCGCGCTGGATACGTCCAACGGCGTACCGATCTGGGAGCAGCGCGTCGCTGTACCTCAAGGTCGCTCGGAGCTGGATCGGGTTGTCGATATCGACGGCGGTCTGTTGCTGTCCGGTGGCACCTTGTACGTCGCCAGCTATCAAGGCCGGGTTGCCGGTCTGGACCTGGAAAGCGGTCGTGTACTCTGGCAGCGTGATGCGTCGAGCTACTCGGGCGTAGCCCAGGGCTTTGGCAGCGTTTACGCAAGCCTGGCGTCGGGCACCGTTGAAGGTATCGACGAGCGCTCGTCCACTGCACTGTGGAGCAATGATGCTCTGGCCCGCCGTCAACTTGGCGCGCCGGAAGTCTACTCAAGCTATGTAGCGGTCGGCGACATGGAAGGCTATCTGCACCTGTTGAGCCAGGTCGATGGTCGTTTCGTGGGTCGCGAGCGTATCGACAGTGATGGCTTGCGCGCCCGCCCTCTGGTGGTTGGCGACATGATTTATGTCTACGGCAACAGCGGCAAGCTGGAAGCCCTGACGATCAAGTAA
- the engA gene encoding GTP-binding protein EngA — MVPVIALVGRPNVGKSTLFNRLTRTRDAIVGDLSGLTRDRQYGEAKWQGRSYILIDTGGISGDEHGMDEKMAEQSLLAIEEADVVLFLCDARAGFTAADQMIGEHLRKRGKRSYVVANKVDNIDPEMARAEFSPLGMGDAIPVAGAHGRGISQMLEIALSQFPKDEGEDEEEGEPEVVAEGQEAKRIPGPSEKDGIKIAIIGRPNVGKSTLVNRMLGEDRVIVYDEPGTTRDSIYIPFERNDEKYTLIDTAGVRKRGKIHEEVEKFSVVKTLQAIKDANVVIFVMDAREGVVDHDLNLLGFALESGRALVIALNKWDGMVPSERDFVKTELERRLFFVDFADIHFISALHGTGVGNLYQSVQNSFKSAVTRWPTSRLTQILEDAVSEHAPPMVGSRRIKLRYAHLGGANPPLIVIHGNQVEKVPKSYVRYLENTYRRVLKLVGTPIRIEFKGGENPYEGNKNTLTDRQVNKKRRMMSHHKKADKKRRDKR; from the coding sequence ATGGTTCCCGTAATCGCCCTGGTGGGTCGACCGAACGTCGGCAAGTCCACCTTGTTCAACCGCCTGACCAGGACTCGCGACGCTATCGTCGGCGATCTGTCCGGTCTGACCCGTGATCGCCAATACGGTGAGGCCAAGTGGCAAGGGCGTTCCTATATTCTGATCGACACCGGTGGTATCTCCGGTGACGAACACGGCATGGATGAAAAGATGGCCGAGCAGTCCCTGCTTGCCATCGAAGAAGCGGACGTTGTTCTGTTCCTCTGTGACGCCCGCGCAGGCTTTACCGCTGCTGACCAGATGATCGGCGAGCACTTGCGCAAGCGTGGCAAGCGTTCCTATGTGGTCGCCAACAAGGTCGACAACATCGACCCGGAAATGGCCCGCGCCGAGTTCTCGCCACTGGGTATGGGTGATGCCATCCCGGTTGCCGGTGCTCATGGTCGCGGCATCAGCCAGATGCTGGAAATCGCCCTGAGCCAATTCCCCAAGGATGAAGGCGAAGACGAAGAAGAAGGCGAGCCGGAAGTGGTCGCTGAAGGTCAGGAAGCCAAGCGCATCCCAGGCCCGAGCGAAAAAGACGGTATCAAGATCGCCATCATTGGTCGTCCGAACGTCGGCAAGTCGACACTGGTCAACCGGATGCTCGGCGAAGACCGTGTCATCGTGTATGACGAGCCTGGCACGACACGCGACAGTATCTACATCCCGTTCGAGCGTAACGACGAGAAGTACACGCTGATCGACACCGCCGGTGTGCGCAAGCGCGGCAAGATCCACGAAGAAGTTGAAAAGTTCTCCGTGGTCAAAACCCTGCAGGCCATCAAAGACGCCAACGTGGTGATCTTCGTGATGGACGCCCGCGAGGGCGTTGTGGATCACGACTTGAACCTGCTGGGCTTTGCCCTGGAGTCAGGCCGCGCTTTGGTGATCGCCCTGAACAAGTGGGACGGCATGGTTCCGAGCGAGCGCGACTTCGTGAAGACCGAGCTTGAACGTCGGTTGTTCTTCGTCGACTTCGCGGACATTCACTTCATCTCGGCGCTGCACGGCACTGGCGTGGGCAACCTGTACCAGTCGGTGCAGAACTCGTTCAAGTCGGCGGTCACCCGCTGGCCAACCAGCCGTCTGACGCAGATTCTCGAAGATGCGGTCAGCGAGCACGCGCCACCGATGGTGGGCAGTCGTCGTATCAAACTGCGTTACGCTCACTTGGGTGGTGCCAACCCGCCGTTGATCGTGATCCACGGTAACCAGGTCGAGAAAGTACCGAAGTCGTACGTCCGCTACCTGGAAAACACCTACCGTCGCGTGCTGAAACTGGTCGGTACTCCGATCCGTATCGAGTTCAAAGGCGGCGAGAACCCTTACGAGGGTAACAAGAACACGCTGACTGACCGTCAGGTCAACAAGAAGCGTCGGATGATGTCGCACCACAAGAAAGCCGACAAGAAGCGCAGAGACAAGCGCTGA
- the leuA gene encoding 2-isopropylmalate synthase — protein sequence MTMLKDPSTKYRAFPTIDLPDRTWPSKTITAAPIWCSSDLRDGNQSLIEPMDAVKKLRFWKTLVSVGVKEIEASFPAASQTDFDFVRTLIEDGHIPDDTTIQVLTQGREDLIARTFESLRGAKKAIVHLYNATSPSFRRIVFNQDKAGVKEIAVSAAKLFVKYAAQQPETQWTFEYSPETFSATELEFSKEVCDAVIEVWNATPENKVILNLPATVEVATPNIYADQIEWFCRNINRRDSVIISLHTHNDRGTGVAATELGLMAGADRVEGCLFGNGERTGNVDLVTVALNIYTQGINPGLDFSDIDGVRKVVEECNQIPVHPRAPYVGDLVHTAFSGSHQDAIRKGFTQQKDGALWEVPYLPIDPADIGRSYEAVIRVNSQSGKGGIAYLLEQEYGISLPRRMQIEFSQVVQGETDRLGLEMTAQQIYSLFKAEYLQANKPYALISHRLQEENNTSAVDAEVSVNDETQRWKGKGNGALEALVSSLPVGVEIMDYNEHAIGAGTTAKAAAYIELRVNGDRAVHGVGVDENITTASFKALFSALNRSLSQAEAKAA from the coding sequence ATGACCATGCTCAAAGATCCATCGACCAAGTACCGCGCGTTTCCGACCATCGATCTGCCTGACCGCACCTGGCCTTCCAAGACCATTACTGCGGCGCCGATCTGGTGCAGTTCCGACCTTCGCGACGGTAACCAATCCCTGATCGAGCCTATGGATGCGGTCAAAAAGCTGCGCTTCTGGAAGACTCTGGTCAGCGTCGGCGTCAAGGAAATCGAAGCTTCTTTCCCGGCCGCCTCGCAGACCGACTTCGACTTCGTCCGCACGCTGATCGAAGACGGCCACATCCCGGACGACACCACTATTCAAGTGCTGACCCAGGGCCGTGAAGACCTGATCGCCCGCACCTTCGAATCCCTGCGTGGGGCGAAGAAAGCCATTGTTCACTTGTACAACGCCACCAGCCCTTCGTTTCGCCGCATTGTGTTCAATCAGGACAAGGCTGGCGTAAAAGAGATCGCCGTGAGCGCGGCCAAGCTGTTCGTGAAGTACGCCGCTCAGCAGCCAGAAACCCAGTGGACATTCGAATACTCCCCGGAAACCTTCAGCGCCACTGAGCTGGAGTTCTCCAAGGAAGTGTGCGATGCGGTCATTGAAGTCTGGAACGCAACGCCGGAAAACAAAGTGATCCTCAACCTGCCCGCTACGGTTGAAGTGGCCACGCCGAATATCTACGCCGACCAGATCGAATGGTTCTGCCGCAATATCAACCGTCGCGACAGCGTGATCATCAGCCTGCACACCCATAACGACCGTGGCACCGGCGTCGCCGCGACCGAGCTGGGCTTGATGGCGGGCGCGGATCGCGTTGAGGGCTGCCTGTTTGGCAATGGCGAGCGCACCGGTAACGTTGACCTGGTCACCGTGGCCCTGAACATCTACACCCAGGGCATTAACCCGGGTCTGGATTTCTCGGACATCGACGGCGTGCGCAAAGTCGTTGAGGAGTGCAACCAGATCCCGGTTCACCCACGCGCCCCTTACGTTGGCGACCTGGTCCACACCGCATTCTCCGGTTCCCACCAGGACGCCATTCGCAAGGGCTTCACTCAGCAGAAAGATGGCGCCTTGTGGGAAGTCCCTTACCTGCCGATCGACCCGGCGGATATCGGCCGCAGCTACGAAGCAGTGATTCGCGTCAACAGCCAGTCCGGCAAAGGCGGCATCGCCTATCTGCTGGAACAGGAATACGGCATCTCCCTGCCGCGTCGCATGCAGATCGAGTTCAGCCAGGTGGTTCAGGGCGAGACCGATCGTCTTGGCCTGGAAATGACCGCCCAGCAGATCTACTCGCTGTTCAAGGCTGAGTATCTGCAGGCCAACAAGCCTTATGCACTGATCAGCCATCGCTTGCAGGAAGAGAACAACACCAGCGCAGTGGACGCTGAAGTCAGCGTCAACGATGAAACCCAGCGCTGGAAAGGCAAAGGCAACGGCGCACTGGAAGCGCTGGTGTCCAGTTTGCCGGTTGGCGTGGAAATCATGGATTACAACGAACACGCCATTGGCGCAGGCACCACGGCCAAAGCCGCTGCCTACATCGAGCTGCGTGTGAACGGTGATCGAGCGGTACACGGCGTGGGCGTCGATGAGAACATCACCACCGCCAGCTTCAAGGCATTGTTCAGTGCACTGAACCGCTCCCTGAGCCAGGCTGAAGCAAAAGCCGCGTAA
- a CDS encoding peptidase M23B, giving the protein MLRFLAPVFALCLCLPAHADSYITRLLNKPVPGGVAVVDLGNASQAPTATYQGKPVLVVKEQDASWLAIVGVPLTVKPGSQQIVAKDAKGTRNLDFVVGSKKYPEQRITLKNQRQVNPDPADLKRIEGELAVQLKAYRSFTPGTPSNLLLDKPVAGPLSSKFGVRRFFNGEERNPHSGLDFAVPAGTPIKAPAAGKVILTGNYFFNGNTVFVDHGQGFISMFCHMSKIDVKVGDVVPRGGVVGKVGSTGRATGPHMHWNVSLNDARVDPAIFIGAFQP; this is encoded by the coding sequence ATGCTGCGCTTTCTCGCTCCCGTCTTTGCCCTGTGCCTTTGCCTCCCCGCTCATGCCGACAGCTATATCACCCGCCTGCTGAACAAGCCGGTTCCCGGTGGTGTGGCAGTCGTTGATCTGGGCAATGCGAGTCAGGCGCCCACCGCCACTTACCAGGGCAAGCCTGTGCTGGTGGTCAAGGAACAGGATGCCAGCTGGCTGGCTATCGTCGGTGTGCCTTTGACGGTCAAGCCGGGTAGCCAGCAAATCGTGGCCAAAGACGCCAAAGGCACTCGCAATCTGGACTTCGTGGTAGGTAGCAAGAAGTACCCGGAACAGCGGATCACCTTGAAAAATCAACGCCAGGTGAACCCTGATCCGGCAGACCTCAAACGCATCGAAGGTGAGCTGGCCGTGCAACTCAAGGCCTACCGCAGCTTCACCCCTGGCACGCCAAGCAATCTGTTGCTGGACAAGCCCGTGGCCGGTCCGCTGTCGAGCAAGTTCGGCGTGCGTCGCTTCTTCAATGGCGAGGAACGCAACCCGCATTCGGGTCTGGACTTCGCTGTACCCGCGGGCACTCCGATCAAGGCACCGGCAGCTGGCAAAGTCATCCTGACCGGCAACTATTTCTTCAATGGCAATACGGTGTTTGTCGATCACGGCCAGGGTTTCATCAGCATGTTCTGCCACATGTCCAAGATTGACGTGAAGGTAGGCGACGTCGTGCCGCGTGGCGGAGTGGTCGGCAAGGTCGGCTCCACTGGCCGCGCCACCGGGCCGCACATGCACTGGAACGTCAGCCTGAATGACGCGCGGGTTGATCCTGCGATCTTCATCGGTGCGTTTCAGCCTTAG
- the ramA_2 gene encoding putative hydrolase, translated as MRDLTPLPNLNVALVQTSLAWHDRQANLEHFALLLEPVSGVDLVILPEMFTTGFSMASETLAEPENGPTTQWMLAQAKRLDAVVTGSIIVKAGDGTHRNRLLWARPDGEVMHYDKRHLFRMAGEHEHFSPGERQVQFELKGWRIRPLICYDLRFPVWSRDAQHTDLLLYTANWPGARRLHWNRLLPARAIENLCYVAAVNRIGTDGKGFAYTGDSQVLDFQGESLFSAGEADGVFEVSLNAAELAAYRTKFPANLDADTFDIQ; from the coding sequence ATGCGCGATCTGACCCCATTACCCAATCTAAACGTTGCCTTGGTCCAGACCTCCCTGGCCTGGCATGACCGCCAGGCCAACCTGGAACATTTTGCTCTGTTGCTGGAGCCGGTCAGTGGCGTTGATCTGGTGATCCTGCCGGAAATGTTCACTACCGGTTTTTCCATGGCTTCCGAAACCCTGGCCGAACCTGAAAATGGCCCCACCACCCAGTGGATGCTCGCACAAGCCAAGCGATTGGACGCAGTCGTCACGGGCAGCATTATCGTCAAGGCTGGCGATGGCACGCATCGCAACCGCTTGTTGTGGGCACGGCCGGATGGCGAGGTAATGCATTACGACAAACGTCACTTGTTTCGTATGGCGGGTGAGCACGAGCATTTCAGCCCCGGCGAGCGTCAGGTGCAGTTCGAGCTCAAGGGTTGGCGAATCCGCCCGTTGATCTGCTATGACCTGCGCTTTCCGGTCTGGAGTCGCGACGCGCAACATACAGATCTGCTGCTCTATACCGCCAACTGGCCGGGGGCGCGCCGTCTGCACTGGAATCGTCTGCTGCCTGCGCGAGCTATCGAAAACCTTTGCTACGTCGCAGCAGTGAACCGCATTGGTACTGATGGCAAAGGCTTTGCCTATACCGGCGACAGTCAGGTCCTGGATTTTCAGGGTGAAAGCCTGTTCAGTGCCGGGGAAGCGGACGGGGTGTTTGAGGTGTCGTTGAATGCCGCAGAGCTGGCGGCATATCGAACCAAGTTCCCGGCTAACCTCGATGCGGACACGTTCGACATTCAATAG
- the ybdL gene encoding aminotransferase: MIDSKLPNVGTTIFTVMSQLAAETGAINLSQGFPDFDGPQALRDALSRHVEQGHNQYSPMTGLPALRQQVAAKIAHCYGRQVNPDTEVTITPGATQAIFCAIQTVIRPGDEVIVFDPCYDSYEPSVELAGGRCVHVQLGLDDFSIDWQKLGDALSPRTRMIILNSPHNPSGALISRAELDQLAALIADRDIYLVSDEVYEHLVFDGVEHVSILAHEELYQRAFVVSSFGKTYHVTGWKTGYVVAPPALSAELRKVHQYVSFCGVTPLQWALADYMAEHPEHIQELPAFYQNKRDFFCNQLQASRFTFTPVGGTYFQLVDYSQIRPNLNDVDMALWMTREHGVASIPVSVFYQSPPEGQRIIRLCFAKREETLRQAAEKLCAI; the protein is encoded by the coding sequence ATGATCGACAGCAAGTTGCCCAACGTTGGCACAACCATTTTTACCGTCATGTCTCAACTGGCTGCCGAGACTGGCGCAATCAACCTGTCGCAGGGGTTTCCAGACTTCGATGGCCCGCAGGCGCTGCGCGATGCATTGAGCCGCCATGTCGAGCAGGGTCACAACCAGTATTCGCCAATGACCGGATTGCCGGCGCTACGCCAGCAAGTGGCTGCCAAGATCGCTCACTGCTATGGCCGCCAGGTCAATCCCGATACGGAAGTGACGATAACGCCCGGTGCGACCCAGGCGATCTTCTGCGCCATTCAAACGGTCATCCGCCCTGGCGATGAAGTCATCGTCTTCGATCCTTGCTATGACAGCTACGAGCCCTCGGTCGAGCTGGCTGGGGGGCGCTGCGTCCATGTGCAGCTGGGTCTGGATGACTTTTCGATTGACTGGCAGAAGCTCGGCGATGCCTTGAGCCCGCGCACGCGCATGATCATCCTCAACAGCCCGCACAACCCCAGCGGCGCCTTGATCAGCCGGGCAGAGCTGGACCAGTTGGCAGCACTGATCGCCGATCGAGACATATACCTGGTCAGTGACGAGGTGTACGAGCACCTGGTCTTCGACGGCGTTGAGCATGTCAGCATTCTGGCTCACGAAGAGTTGTACCAGCGCGCCTTCGTGGTCAGTTCGTTCGGTAAGACCTACCACGTCACAGGCTGGAAAACCGGCTATGTGGTTGCCCCTCCCGCGCTGAGCGCCGAGCTGCGCAAGGTGCATCAGTACGTCAGCTTTTGCGGCGTTACGCCTTTGCAGTGGGCGTTGGCAGACTACATGGCCGAGCACCCTGAGCACATCCAAGAGCTGCCCGCGTTCTACCAGAACAAGCGGGACTTTTTCTGCAATCAGTTGCAAGCGTCCCGCTTCACCTTCACCCCGGTGGGCGGCACCTATTTCCAGCTGGTCGACTATTCGCAGATACGTCCGAACCTCAATGACGTCGACATGGCGTTATGGATGACCCGCGAGCACGGCGTTGCGAGCATTCCGGTCTCGGTGTTCTACCAAAGCCCACCCGAAGGGCAGCGCATTATCCGGCTGTGTTTCGCCAAACGAGAGGAGACGTTGCGTCAAGCGGCGGAAAAACTATGCGCGATCTGA